GTCCCAGGGCTTTGGAGAGGGGATCAGTGGAAGAAACAAGAGACTCAAAGAAATGGCAGCACAGGGGGGGAGTTTCACCCAGGCAAGTGGGATCGCAGAACCCACCTGTTTGTTCCACTTGGATGCCTTCCCTCCTTCCAAGGAAAGAAGGTTATGACTTCACCTTCCTACCCCAAAATACATCCAGGAGGAGCAAAGCTTCAATTGCAAGTTAGGTCTGGTGGACACAGAGAACTAGGCTCTCCTGCTGCCCTGATTGCTCCCCTTTTTAAAGGCCAGGTCTACTGCTTTTCTTCTTGAAACCAGAAGGAATAAAACCAGCTTAGTGAAATCCCTGTCGGATTACAGGAGCATCTCATTGTGAATCTGCAGCGGACCGTGGAAGCTCGTCTCTATCTCCACCAGGACAGGCAGTGCGTTCCATGGATCAGGGCCCCAGGGCCCTCCGGAGCTGCTAAGGCCGGTGAAGAGAAGTGCCGGTTATTCGAGTTTCTCCGCATCAGAGAGTTCACAACGGTATATGAAGCAGAGGCCACTCTCTCCTCCTGGAGAGCGCTGAAGGAAGCGGTCACATCCAGCCGTGTCCCGGGAAATGAGAGGTGAATGGGGTGCCTCTCGCcaggtcccccctccccctgcccctcaccgTCCCAAGCCCAGCCTGCTGCCGTGTAGATGTTAGCAGTCAAGGCCACCTCCTCCGCCCAGGCTGTCCTTCAGTCTACACTCTACCCTGCAGCCACAGAGATCTTTCCAAAATGCTGATCTCATCGCGTCCCTCCTGTGCTTAAAATCCACTAGTGAGCTCCCTTAGGCTCTTGGGGATAAGGACAGAAATCCCAATCACGGCCGCCTAGCAGGGCACCAGCAGCCCTCGACTCAGAGAGGCCTCCTCACTCATTGCACTCTGGCAACCAGACGTATCCATCCTGCCTCCCACCATCCGAGCTTTATAAGGCTGTTctcttcctgggattctctccctcccattcCGTCCCTGGGAAACCTGGTGCAGTCCTCAGGTCTCAAGCACCTTTGACCTCCCTCTAACTAGCTCAAGCCCCTCTGATAAATGTTCTCGTGGaatcctctgcctctctttgctGCACACAGCCTAAGTGGCGTGTGCTTATTTTaatgtctgtctctcctcctAGAGTGTGAGCTTCTCAAGGTGAGGCACGTTTCTGTTTTATCTCGCTCCCATAGCCGCAGTGCCTTGCATAGCAGTGGGTGCAGACGGCGTCCTAAAATGAGAGAATCAATGAATGAGCAGCCTTAGGCTTGGAAACAAGGGCATGGGGAGAGTGTGGAAACACCGTGCATTTATAACTTATTCTTCCATTGTTAAAGCTAACCAGAGTCTATTGTAATTCTGCTCTCTCCAGCCAGCACTGTAAGCAATAACTTTATTAAGGTCAAATAGATATCACAATACAGTATTTATCCAACAGGGTCCAGAAACCGGTTACAGATATCATCTAAGAACCACAGCTGGTTTGTGCTAAAATGCTTCCAACATCACAGATCACACTGAGTTTATACATCGATAACAACTTTTATCTGGAAATACGGATGCACAGTTTGCCCTCGCTGTTAGGCCTTGATGTTCCAATTGAGTCAAAACAAAGAAGGGAAGACTGGCATTTTCTTGATAATGAAAAAATTCTGAGGAATATTTCATGAGAACCGTCTCTGGGATCAGAGTTGCTCATGGAAGTCATTTCTAATTTATGATTCAAATCAGAATTAGTAATTGGTAAGTTAAGCTGTGCCTTGAGAATTTCTAATAATTGGATCAAGGAACATATTAGCTTTACAAATAAATAGGATTTAAAAGTTTGGCTGCTCGTATAGGTTCTACAGAACATCCTTTATAAATTAATACATTAGCACAAAAGCTTCTCGACTATGGTATCTGATATCTGCATCTGTATTACTCTAAGAAAACAGCACTCCATAAACACAAACGGTTATTGGGCCTATTGTTTATGGTCCATAGGATAAGAGCCACAAAACATCATAGAAAGTTACGAGAATGTAAATACTTAGCTAAGTAGATAGAATAAGTATTGGGCAGTTACCATATATAACACTGAATATTGACTAATacggaaaaaaaatcccaaaccttAGTTACGGTGCAGTCAGAATTGGGTAAAGCCAAAGAGACAGATTTGCAAGTATACAAAGTAatgaatacatttctttaaaCGTCCATGTAACAAATTCATGGTGCAAACTggaaaattttcataaatatactTCAATGTTCATTTTGTGAGAAAACGCATATTCATGCACTAAACCTTATGAGCACTGAttcattaagtaaaaaaaaaaaaaatacagagcaacTGTCTGAAACAAATACTTAAGAGACTCACAGTCCTACAATGTCTGCAACTAAACACAATAATACATGCATGTGTGATACACCAAATTGTCTTATAGAAATCATTAAAACCTCTTTCGCATCAAAACGCATAGGAAAACTCAGGGGTATAGAATTTACTTTATGCACATTACATACTAGAGACAGTAAGCTTCCAAATGCTTTCATTATCTCCACACACCTACAAAACGACCATACAAGTATCTGTGTATGTAATAAGGTACTCTCCAATTAGGCATCTATGATGAATAATGTATCTCCTCATGTCGTCTCCTCTCTAAGTACCATTTATCACGACCCAGGCCTTTCTGCCTTAATGAGGACTACAGATCTCTGATTTACATTCAACACCCTCTGCATTAATAATTGATTGAAACTCTTAAAAAACTCTTCTGCAACTAAAATGGAAGGTGGTGAGGCTATCGCCAGAAGAATGCAAAGACTACCTGTTAAATCTGATTGGTAAAAGAAGCGGGGCCACTGGACTGTTGGCCAAACTCATCTGAGGATGGCCCCATACTCGCCTGCTGGCTATACCCGCCGCTTGACCCATAGCTGTCTTGGTTGTACCCGCCTTGGTTATAGCTACTCGAGTGCTTTTCCATTGGGTCTGAAAGATATCTCTGTCCCGAGGAATGCCAGCCGGTCTCCTTGAAAACAAACCAGATGTTTCCAGCCCAGAGGATAAAGTTCAAGAACCCAAAGACCTGAAAGGACAATCAGAGCAAATGAGTTGATAGATggaaacacaagaaaaatctcaatttcAGAAAATCCTTCAGAATACATACGGCTACTTTTTATTCAACATTGAGATctctttcaatttttcatttggaaCCGCTGTTTCATTTAgaatatttaacatttgtttatttatttgcatccaagttagttagtatatagtgcaatgatttcataagtagaatccagtgattcattccctatgtataacacccaatgctcatcccagcaagtgtcttcctaatgctccttacccatgaagcccatccccctcccacaaccctcagtttgttctctatatttaagagtctcttatgttttgtctccctccttgttttaacatttttgctCCCCTttccttatgtccatctgttttgtatcttaaattcctcctatgagtgaagtcatatgatatttgactttctctaatttcgtttagcataatacccatccacgtagttgcaaatggcaagatttcattctttttgatttccgagtaatactccattatatatatatgccacatcttcttatccattgatccatcgatggacattgggctctttccatactttggctattgtagatagctctgctgtaaacattgggatacatgtgccccttcaaaacagcacacctgtatcccttggataaatacctagtagtgcaattgctgggtcataggctagttctatttttaattttttgaggaacctccatactgttttccagagtggcggcaccagtttgcattcccaccagcagtgcagaagagatcctccttctctgcatccttgccaacatctgttgttgctggGTTGTCAATTTTAGCCATAGAATATCTGActtttactgaatgcttactacacGTTAGGCACTGTGGAAAGGGCAGTCCATTCATTCTGTCTGAGAAGAAGGTATTATTATACCTGTAttaaagatgtggaaactgaggtccaggatAAGAATCTTGTTCCAGGTCACATGACTTGGTAAGTAGTAGACGACAGTCAAGCCCTGTTCTGTCTGACTCCATGGTCTGAGCCCCTACTTAAGCTTATTGTCTCCCCAAGTGAGGTGTTCCTCATTGTCTGTAAGAAGTCTTCAGGGGCTACAGAGTTGAGAACTTTGATTTTAATAATAGCGCGTTAATTTATAAGGTTACCTTCACTTCATGGCTAGAGAGACTACTCTTCCAGTTTTTgtaatgatataaaaaaaaatgagtcaactTAAAAAGTATGGCATAAGCAATCGTGCAGGTGGTGTGCAGATCAGCACATGAATGAGAGGGTACACAGAGGTTATGACTTCGAAGAGTTGTACTTTCTGTGCCTCTCACATCCAGAAATGAATGTTGAAACCAGACTCTCAATGCAATACGGGCTTCAGAGAGGTATGAGGTATTCTCCCAAGAACTGGATGTGAGGCTTTCCTACGGAGATTCCTCTTACTCTCCGAAAGGGTGTTGTTGGCGAGTCAGACGACCAGGTGTAGCCTCCCCAGACCCTGCCTGTCTGATGGAAGCAGAGCTGTTCGCTAGTGCCAGAGCCTCGAAGAGAACAGCTGTTCTGCCACCTTTCCCAGGGCACACTGGTTGACCTGGGAATTAACCAGAAGCAGTCAGTTGTAACAGCCCCCTACCGGAGATAGACAACAGCATGAGATAAAGCTGTGATGGCATTAAAGCATATTTAATAACCACTCCAGCTCAACAATCACCATTCAAATTGGACTTGGGCCACCGCCACAGCTCTGGATTATAGGGTGCTGGGCCAGCATCTATCCTCAGTTGCTGGATGGTAGGGGGGTCCCAAGTGCcctgcaggtgggggtgggggggccagtGAAGTCAAGATGAGGTGCCTTGGGGACCTGGAGCAGGGGCTATTTACCAAAGTATTTCAGAATTTTAGCAGCAGGTGGATCAGGACACATTACCTGAATGTCACCTTTGGACTCATCCTGCGGGTTTTGAAATCACACTGGCTTCAACTGCACTTTCCTGCTccgtgaccttggacaaggcaGTTAGCCTCTGGAACTCaacttattattttgttttcctaatgtGGAATGAAGGCTATTCGTTCCTCGGGTGACAGTGTGAGGATTCAAGAGAATGTGTATAATGCAGCTAGACGGTGCTAGACACATTCGAAGATGCTTCCTGCCTGGTAAGCAGTGTTCTGAATACATTCTCAAATATTTCCATGAACTGTATTCGCTTGGCCCTTTTGCTGCAGCATAAACTGAAATGGGACTTTGATGGCAAGGCCATACTCTTGAGGGACGTCGGCAGCCAGAGCAGTCTCTGTAGGCCCTCGCCTGATCTAAAAGACTGGTTTATCCCGCCAaccccccttcttccttctctcttcttccactctctcttcttcctttaatGTTAGCTGATACTTATTTAACATTATCTTATGCCATgctccaggctccttgctgatgGGAGATACAAGACATAATGAAGGTACTCACAGTATAATAGTTGTGTGATCAAAATGAATTCGGTAATCACGGACAAAACTCTAATTCACATGCAGGACCTTTTATCGATGTGTACAATAGCTAGGATATTTTCCACCAAAGAGGAGATCTCGATTAAACGGTATCTTTGTGAGTGTATGTCAATGTAGGAGTAGAAAAGACTATCAAGGAATCTTCTCAGATATCAAGAGATGGCTCTGCCCAGAGCTCTAATTTTATGTTTCCCCTTGCTCGGTTTCTCCCTTTTGCTGGCTGCTACTTTGCTTCTAGAAAAGGGATGCTCAAGAAGAACCTAGCAATCAGGGGCATGCAACTTAAAAGTGAGTACACAAACAAGGCATCCCCATGGGCATGTTTCAGAAGCAGGCACATCTTATCCCGCTGTCATCACACAGGTATTGCAGACTCCTGGCTGGCACGTGGGCCCTTGAATCTTTTCTTGCTATTTTGTTGCAGCTGAAGTTAGAGTAAGGATTTTGATTCAAGCTCAGATGTGGAGGCAACAGAAGGAGAGACTGCAAGCCACCGTGCGTAGCAGGAGGAAGAATGAGGAGGTGAAATCTAGATTGGCCAAGAAGACGTGTCAAGATTGCCTATAATGAAGCTGGAGAAGCAGAAGTAGAAATTGTGAATAGGATAGTTAGGCTCAGAGAACCTTGGAAAGAGaagttgagagagaaaaacacgtTCTTTCCTCCTACCCTCTTCGTTGGGCTCTAACCACTATATGACATTTAGGAAAATGAATGCATTTACGAGGCAGCTTTTCGGTCGACACTTATTGAACACCTGCCATATGCTGGGCACTATGCTGAGAGGACTTATAACATATTATATCATTGAATCAATGGTCTTGTGAGGTCTGTTTGATAagagccccattttacagataatgaaactaAGGTTTAGGGACCTTAGTGCATTTGTCCAAGAGCAGTCAATTATTGAGtcgtggagccaggattcaaacccaggcagatGGACTCCACAACTGTGCCCTGAACCATTTCGAGTGGCAGCAGCATTAACAGAATTTGGCTCTACTCTGGCATTGCCGTCACTACTTGAGAAGCCGCGAGCAAATCCTTTCACGGCACCTACCTGCATTTGTAATGTCTGGATAGCTCCCCTGCCTATTTGTGTTGGTGTGAAATCATAGATGCCAAGATGCTTTGGAGAAAGTAAATTTGTTACCCAGGTAGAAATATCATTGCTATTGTTGAACCACTTACTTGTAGAGGTCACTCCTAGGGGTGTGTCTGACTCCTTCTCCAAAGCCTACACTTGCTTAGTAGGCAAGGTGGTTTGGTTCTGTGAGCCATATTTCTTCTGCAGGATTCCGCAAACCCTGAGCCAAGGTGGACATGTGGCCCAAGATGAGCTAATGAGATGCTCTCTGCCCGGAATTTGGGATTAGACCTGAGTGATTTTAGTTCAGCCCAAGATGtttctttaagaagaaatataatcTCAGAAACTGGGGGGTGGCTATCTTCTCTTGAgacaacaggaaaaagaaagacaaatgcatcCGAAAAGAGACAATAATGTCACAGGcattcagaaagagagagatgagagatgaAGAATGTAAACTGTCCAGCTTCCTGATAATTCCTGGTCCTGGGTTCTGCCCTTACAGTGCTAGTATTTTTCCAATTACTTTTACCTCTTGTGAAAAGCTAGCTCAATAGGATTTGAAGCCAAACGagtttgtaatgaaaaaaaattgctgtgtTCTGGCAGATTAacattctttccctctgcttttgctaatagaaattttgtttcccttgtaaACCCCGATGCAGTCAAGTGGCTTGAGCTCTGTGGTGGAACTTTAAATCAGGAGCAGAGTAATGCAAGTCAGATACAACATTCTTTGGTATCTGACATTGAGAACCTTGGTCCTGCTATAGATGCTGCTTTTTCAACAGTCTGTTTCATCAGATTTCATCAGTTTTCTGAGCTACTTAATATccttccaaagattttttttttcctgatgaggtTAGTCAGAGTcagtttctgttacttgcaacccAAACACTCCAGCACATACGGACGTTGAATGTCCATAAGTGGGGTCCAGAGAACGGAATTTAGGGATAGGCGGATTATTTTGCTTTGGCCAGTTTGAAGTGAATTTTCTGTCACAGGAACTGGAGGACCTTTAACTGATGTAGATCCGTAACAGTAACAGCAGCAAACCTGTCCTTTCTCCCATGACATGCTGTCTGGTTTCCatccatttctctttttgatttaaaaaaatttttttaattccatattttatttaaaattatatatgtaccTATGTGTCtaatttcatggatttttttttttttatctgagtatagttgacacacaacatggatgggcctgcAGGGGGTTATGCTACGTGACATCAGTCAggtagagaaaggcaaatacctcTTTTTGATTTTAGGAGACACGTCATATGGTTTCTCATTCAAAATTCCCATCGCCTAGTCTAAAACTTACTAGAGACAGCAAAGGTAGAATTAAATAGACTCTGTAGGACGTCATAATGTATTAGATTGATTATTAAACCAACAAACGTACTGGATGATTTTCTCTTGTTGTTCTCTTAGGTTTTGAGATCAAGATTATAATAACATTCATTCCACCCTGTCTAGAAACATGCTACGGAAGCAGGAGAGTCTATTTCAACACATGCCTCCAAGTATTCGAGTGTTTATCTGCGGGTGTGTCCGGCAATGAGCAAAAATGACGACGAGGACCTCCTACATACTTTCTTTCCATGTTTCCTCTCTTAGCAAGGCAGGATTCATAGTCAAAGCATCAGGGAGCACCTGACAACCCTGTCCCCTACTTAAATGCCTGCTCCGATTAAATTTCAGAAAGCTGTAGAAACAGAAGTTAACCTTGAAgcaaagataattatttttagggGCTGCTcaagaatgtttttctttcagcaaataCTGTCAGGTTCTCTAGTCTTCAGTAACTACTGCTCTTTGCTGCCATTATAGTTTCTGTCTTTCTTACatgcagtttctttctttaaactaaCACAAGAATCCAATTTAGTTGCCCTGCTCTCTGTCAGATTGTCTGTCTTCCTGTGAGAgctatacatttgaaaatattcgACTTTGTTCAACTCATATAGTTCAGCTTTTCCAAAGTTACCAGGCAATTAAACCGGGAACAtggagaagattaaaaaaaaaaaaaaattaccttaatTGTTATAAGTATTTTTTCTACTGTGCAGCTTTCCTGTATTCTATCAGGTCTGAGTGTTTTTCCTCCAGACAATCAACTGGATGTATTCTAGCTATGTGTGGCTTGAACAATGTTTTCTTCCCAGGAAACCTCTCTGCCATCAAATATTCCTTTTACTTCTGGCAGGCGTCAGACTTAAAGTTCAAATTTTATATCTGCTTCTGGCTTAGAATTTTGACTTGACTGTCATCCAAGCAGCAGCTGCCAATACCTGCTGCGTTCTTATTAAGACTCCGTAATTGGCAGCATTAAAGCCTATGGGTTCTGACAATAGAAGACTTGAAGGCCAGAGGATCATCTTGCACACGGAGTGAAATATCGCCTTTTAGACTGGCCTCATTTTGGAGGCAGAAATCTCCAAGGTGACCTCTgagatatttttcctattcatttgaGTGGCAAACAAAGGTTTGGGAGGTAAAGCATAGATGAAAACATACCACGGAAGTGTTTAAGCTGGACATTACAGGGCTGTGGACAGCCATGCATTTGTTGGACGGCTGTTTGCAAGCTGACATCAGTAACAATACTTCCTTAGGATCCGTCGCGACCTTGACATCAGACAGTCCTTTCGCCCAAGCTGatgaacccaccaaccacaaaAACGAAAAGACTACAGTGACGATGAAGtcctatagaaacagaaagataaaacaggaagagaaatgtgAATTCTAGAAACAAATTGATTAGTTTATACAACTATTTGGCTTGCTTTTTGGGAAATTCCAAGATCCCACAGCTATGGAACCAGGAAGTTGAAAAACAGCTAAAAGAAAGTTTTGTGATATTTATatttgtctaaaataaataatagtaatatttattgaatgcttgaaCTGTTCCAGGAATGATGCTAAGTGCTTATAACCCTCATCTAATTGTTCCTAAAACACCCCTGTGAGGAAGTTCCTATCATTATCCCATTTGCGGATGACAAAACTGGGACAGGGAATGGTCAGATAGCTTGCCTGAGGTACCCACAAATAATCAGCGATGGCATCAGCACTCACACCCGGGCAACTAAACCTCTAGGCCTATGATTGTAACCGCCGTGTTAGGATGGCTGCAAACACAGAGATCTGCTGATTGTTAAAGACTCCTAGATagcaatattcatttattcactcattcatgttTTTCAGTGAACAAATCTACGTGCCATCCAGTGTATGCTTGAGACTGTGTTCAGTGGAGGCAATAAATAGCCGTAATGTTTTGACTGCTTTTTACGGGCAAGAGGCTTTATGTAAAATTATCCTTACAAATGCCATGTTAGACAGTGTTTTTAATACCCATTTctcgtgattcatcgcttacatatgacatcccaacaagtgccctcctcaatgcccatcacccatttatttttcccccctcccccctccattaatactcattttaaagatgaggaaatcaaggcccAGAGATATAAGGTAACAATATAGAAAGGggaagagccagaattcaaatccagatctGACTTACAAAACCATCTGCTATGAATACAGGGGAAAGAGGCTTCTTTTTCCATATGAAACAATATCTCTATGATGTAAGAtgatgtttaaatgtttaaggaAACAATACCAAGCTTCTGATGATGGGGATGCTTCTCAAATCCTCCTCATGACTCAGAGCGGGTGGGGAGTCAGAGTCACTGTCCATGTCTTAAGCAGACCATGTTCTAATATAGGACAGTCTTTCAGATTTACTGTATTTACATTTgactaacataaaaatatttcatactgCTTACCTAGTATACTAAAGACCCTGACCTGGAAAGGAAGCGTACATTTGCTATACCAAGAGAAAGGTTTCTGTTTTAGTCTAAATGATAAGCCTGTCAAGTACAAAACTTGCACCGTGTCTCCTTCCTACCCAAGGGCATGGTACATTTCACTTGCTCTGGTTAGTTTTCCCTCATGACATGACTGAAGGAGTTTTCATCAAGATCCCATGATCAACACCAGGGAAACTCTTACATTGTAAGGATGCTGTTGTGGATGGTATTTGTTAGGTGTGGCTCTTGTGGACAATGTTCTAGACTGTCCACTTCTAAGAGTGGCTGCATTTTCACAGAAACTGTTATCTTTTCATCCAAGGGCTGTTGCAAATAATATGACTTACCGGTTGACCTTTTCATGTTGGCTCTAGAAAATTCAGGGCTAATTTGTTACCTGCTCACAGGGTTTTTAATGGCATGGATATTTTAACCCTATTCCCAGCCTTGTTTTATATacctattctttctttcccttctcatttttaattaattccaGTTTGAGTTTCATATATTCCTGTAAGCTATCTTAAGTTGTTTCTGGCATGAGATGGTAGTATAAACAGGCAAACAAATACAGTATCTACAGCAATCAATAAGAATATTTGGAATCAAGAGACTCAAGTGTTTGAGTCTGAATTATAAACTGGAGAAATGGTTACGAATAAGTAAGTCAGATTGATTGTGTCAAATACAAATTCAGGTTCATGTTCAATCTAGTACCTGATTCATTCATGGATGCCTTCattcaaacaatttttaaaatttttaatgtttatttattttagagagacagagtacaagcaggggaggggctgagagagagggagacacagaatctgaagcaggctccagcctccgagctgtcagcacacagcccgacgcagagctcaaactcacaaaccgtgaatcatgacctgagtcaaagttggatgcttaaccgactgagccacccaggtgcccctcaaacaatAATTTTTGAGTAATGTGCCAGATATTGAGCAATGTCTTATTAgggatttaaaaaatgcaagatgTGGACTCTGCTCTCTtgatattacatattttttaggGGCTATAGATACCCTGCCCTTCCAATTATGAGACAGGAACTGTCATTATTTCTGTTCATCATAATCAAAAATAGACTTGAGAAAAGGGTGTGAGGATGGGGAAACAAGAACAGAGTCATGTGAAGACCTCTCCCTTGGAAATTGGAGAAAATAGTATCAAAACTTTTAGACTTATTTAATAATAGTAAGAATACCTAACATTTGTGGGGCATGTATTGTGTGTGAAGCACTATTCCAAGTTTACATAAATTAAGTCATTTGATTTTGACAACAGCACTGTGAAACAGATGCTAatcctgtccccattttacatttgaggaaactgaggccctaaGGGGTTAAGTAAAattgctcagagtctggagttaGCAAGTGGTAGAACCAG
This DNA window, taken from Neofelis nebulosa isolate mNeoNeb1 chromosome 4, mNeoNeb1.pri, whole genome shotgun sequence, encodes the following:
- the SYNPR gene encoding synaptoporin isoform X1; protein product: MDPVSQLASAGTFRALKEPLAFLRALELLFAIFAFATCGGYSGGLRLSVDCANKTESNLSIDIAFAYPFRLHQVTFEVPTCEGKEQQKLALTGDSSSSAEFFVTVAVFAFLYSLAATVVYIFFQNKYRENNRGPLIDFIVTVVFSFLWLVGSSAWAKGLSDVKVATDPKEVLLLMSACKQPSNKCMAVHSPVMSSLNTSVVFGFLNFILWAGNIWFVFKETGWHSSGQRYLSDPMEKHSSSYNQGGYNQDSYGSSGGYSQQASMGPSSDEFGQQSSGPASFTNQI
- the SYNPR gene encoding synaptoporin isoform X2; the encoded protein is MDPLASAGTFRALKEPLAFLRALELLFAIFAFATCGGYSGGLRLSVDCANKTESNLSIDIAFAYPFRLHQVTFEVPTCEGKEQQKLALTGDSSSSAEFFVTVAVFAFLYSLAATVVYIFFQNKYRENNRGPLIDFIVTVVFSFLWLVGSSAWAKGLSDVKVATDPKEVLLLMSACKQPSNKCMAVHSPVMSSLNTSVVFGFLNFILWAGNIWFVFKETGWHSSGQRYLSDPMEKHSSSYNQGGYNQDSYGSSGGYSQQASMGPSSDEFGQQSSGPASFTNQI
- the SYNPR gene encoding synaptoporin isoform X3 translates to MCMVIFAPLFAIFAFATCGGYSGGLRLSVDCANKTESNLSIDIAFAYPFRLHQVTFEVPTCEGKEQQKLALTGDSSSSAEFFVTVAVFAFLYSLAATVVYIFFQNKYRENNRGPLIDFIVTVVFSFLWLVGSSAWAKGLSDVKVATDPKEVLLLMSACKQPSNKCMAVHSPVMSSLNTSVVFGFLNFILWAGNIWFVFKETGWHSSGQRYLSDPMEKHSSSYNQGGYNQDSYGSSGGYSQQASMGPSSDEFGQQSSGPASFTNQI